Genomic segment of Gouania willdenowi chromosome 17, fGouWil2.1, whole genome shotgun sequence:
AGCCGAACGCTTGTTGCGGATTTTCCGCCGGATCTTCTTCAAAACCCGTTCTTCAAACTATGTGAGATATGAAACAAGGAGATGGAGACGTGGGAGGAAAATAatagatgatggaaactaggtcAGGAGGAGATGTGGAGGAAACCTGAAGCACTTTAACAATGGATAAACATCTGGATTCAAAGGTGATGGAGTTCAGTGAGatataaactataaataaactCCACTCGTACTCACATTTAGAGCACATGGACTCAGTTTTGATTAACTAGTGCACAAATACACTAGTAAGGGTCAGGGGAAAGCCAAATGATGCCTGACATATgtttacaaccaatcagggagctggatttggttctaatccctcctaccTCATTTGCATGAGGTctactagtattactagtgAAACGTTTGGCTTTACTGGTCCTACTGGTAGACTAGAAACAGTAtattagtactactagtgagacATTGAGTTTACTAGTCATAGTAAAGAAAATTCGATGAAGTAGACAATTTTGTGTTACTAGTAATACCAGTAGACTCAAATAAGTTACTATTAAAAacttaatgttttttaatgctACTATAACACAAAGATTTTGCGTTACTAGTAAAGTCTTACTTGCACACTAGTACActgttagttcttgttagatcagaATACATTTTTGTATGAATACTCTTTGAATGAATGTgatgagccccccccccccccccccccccccccccatttgcagtagtttccaaatttatgggaacatagtggTGTGATGTATcgttttaaaggtaattcaatgtagattacaattatgcctcgcacaattcgattaggggcccagagtcaaatattgtgacagtcgGTGGTACCAAataattgacacataccaatatacgaatggggcccattactctgtatgtgccacgggggctcCCGGGGGCTcgatttttcaaatgactactcctccgttaatgctcattgaatcgggctgtaatgtgacatggatattctatgagcagatgtctagagcctctctgaaaccttttttactcggtggaaccgagtcatttgactgaattatCCAGAACGTGGTACCTGCTATTCTGCGTGAAGAAGTTTTTACTAGTTCTACTAGTGCACTAAAgtctcactagtagtactagtagagctaAAATTGTCTACTAGTAACACTAGTAAGATATTATACtaatagtactagtaaagtAAGCAATTTttactagtaaaggtttttggtAGATTTTACTATTAAAGCAAAATCATCAACTTGTAATCAATTTTgtgttactagtagtactagtaaagctttaAGTTTTAAATAGTAACATATTTAAGTCCACTAGTATTACTAATAACACAAATTTACCTACTAGGAGACAATTTTGCTTTACCCGTAAAGTCTACTCGTGCACTAGTACACCAAAAACCTTCACTAGTTTAGTTTAGGTTTTTGTTTACTATAGTTCACTAAAAtctaactagtagtactagtaaagctaaAATTGTCTACTAGTGACACTAGAAGATATTaaagtctactagtagtactagtaaacaaaaaaaatacgaGTGCAGGTTTTTGGCTAAAACTTGTTTTTGTCTACCAGTAGTACTAGTACACTTAAAATATCTTACATGTAGTACaagtagactgtttttagtctactagtagtactagtaaagccataggattcactagtagtactagtagacctaatgcaaatgaagtaggagggattaaaaccaaatccagctccatgattggttgtaatgtttgtgaaagccaatggcaagactggatttgcttcactagtaaagtgctCTCACGCACTAGTAAACCACATTTGAGCACTAGTAGATCTTAACTATGAACTAATCGATAttacatacgtgtgtgtgtgtattctgcCACTGGTACCTTGGACAGGGGCAGCTTATTGGGCAGGTTGACCCCTTCTTTAGCCAGAAGCCTCTTTTCATCCTCGTTAAGTACGACCGTCTGCAGGCTGTGCTGTGGGATTTGTTGAGCCTGTGAAGCAGACGGACagaattttatcattaaaagcactttttttttctccacctcAGCCAAAGACGATCTAATCATTAATGTACAGCCTGGCTCATTATTTCAGGTTTCACAGAAAGAAAAGGTCACCTTGCAGTGTGGGTCACATCATATCCATGTTTGGTTTTATAGATGAATATGGAACACGGGCTTTTTATGATTCATAATGCTGAGGATGACATATTTTATTGATAAATCCCTCTCTAGCTGAAAAAGATGAACAAACTCCAATTAAAGTTCACAGAAAAGTTGAGCCGTGCTCACTTTGTGTCCCAGGTTGGATAGCAGCAGGTCCTTCACAGTAACACTGTGGCTGGATGGCAGCAGGGGACTTCGACTGGTGGTGAGGTAGTACGCAATGCCCGACCCCTCATGGACGCCTTCAGGTTCCCAGTCTGGACATAAAAGCACAAGAACAGGTAGAAGATTAACAAAAGGTTGTGATTCAAGTGTTACGCACAGAAACGACATCAACACAATACATATGtgtgtttgcatttttatatactgtacaccACAGCAAACATATGCAACTgatggctcgggggccacatgcagccctctgtctaattatgtgcaaaatgacttcaaaaacacacaaaaatgattcgaACAACATGCAACATGTCAGAGAAATAGCCAAAaggtcaacaaaaatatacaaaaattataacaaaatgaaagaaaaacacattgaaggacaacaaaaacacacaaaagtgaccccaaaacgacaaaaaatacacaaaaattgttCCAAAGACAGAAATTGACAGAAACATGCACATGggtaacaaaatacacaaaaattagtcaaagaatgcacaaaatgacagaataatagccttaaagacaacaaaaactcacaaaaatgaccctaaaaacccaaaacgacaacaaaaatatagaaaacggattctaaaaacacacaaaaaactaaattaactggacaacaaaaatatacaaaaatgacaaacaacaaaaactcacatacatacatacaaattgacagaaagatgtacacaaataactccataaacacaaaacaatgacaaaattacacaaaaatgaaaaaaacaaaacaaaaaaaaccacacaaaattacaacaaaaatacacaaaaggataaatgaaatatttttaaaaaaatcaacataaaacacaaaactttgttgtttcctgtgctaatgctaatttttcTATATGCTGATATAaacatgttgataatgtggcccttgcaTCAAATAATCactatttttgtggcccttacTGTGATAGCAGTTGTTCATGTCTCTGCACTACAGGAAGCTCCGTTGAAAGTAAGTTCATGTCATATTGTTGAGACGACATCTAATTATGTCATGCTTATACATCTTTTCCCACAGTAAATCAAACCTCACACATATTAGCAACGATCTGTTGTCAGTGAAAGGAAGAAGAAGCCAAACCTAGCAGATGCTGGAGCCCCCCAAAGTATCATTCTGGGATCATGCAAAGAAGACACTGATGCTGCTTAAATGTCCACAACTTTTTCTCAGGAAAATTTATAGTGCACAGCAggagacacaacaaccacagcAGGTCACGCAGAACAGGGTTTATTTGGCGTGTGTGCAGAGCAGAACATGCTCCCATCACGTGAAATTATGCTGCACTTAACTCTGATGGACCGCTTTGTGATGTTTCACATTTGCTTCTCATTGGGAATACTGAAGGGGGTCACAAATCACTGCCACGAGGCAGTTTAATAGAATACATcctgccttttattttgaaaactgtTTTAATGATTGGCCCTGATTTACcttgtttttcttatttcttgTTTCTATAATCTGCAGTATATTGAGCGTAGAAATGTTGCTTTTgcagcaatgctgaaataaagTGGGACACAAACATGACAGCTTTGCTAATAATTCCAGACTAATTTGAATTCCATGCTGAATATTTTACCAATCCGCTGCAGAATGATTTGCACTGATCCTTAGAAatgaaataagtggaaaaatgtagatAAAAATGTGTTGATGTGTTTTCATGTACTACAGCAGACATGTACAATTGGCAGCCACATGCTggcctcggtctaattttgtgcggtgCTCAAAGTTAATGCACAAATGAACTCtatgattacacaaaatgacaacaaatatatacaaaatgacaaccaaaacacataaaattacagtaaaatatacaagatgagaacaaaaaaacaggaaatgggagtaaaatgtacaaacacacaaaaaacacaaatgaccacagaaatacacataaaatgtcaacagaaatacacaaaatgacaacaaaatacacaaatatacaaaatgttagtaaaatatacaaaatgacaacaaaaaagcacaaaaatatcccaaaaacacaatgacaacaaaatacacaaaattaccacaaaaatatgcaaattgacaaaatgacaaaatgaaagaaaaatatacaaaatgacaacaaaaatataaaaaataagaacaaaaacacataaaatgagagtaaaaaatacaaaatgtccacaaaaatataaaacgtgacaaaaatacacaaaatgagaaaaacatatataaaatgacaacaaaaaaaaatttaagaaatgacaattaaaaagcacaaaatgagagtaaaatgtaccaaatgacaacaaaaacatgtaaaacattaccacaaaaatacacaaaatgaaaataaaatatacaaaatggcaataacagacacaaaatgggagtaaataatacaaaacgataacaaaaacacaaaaaatactccagaaacacaaaaagctCTTTCTTGTtgctttcctgtgttaatgctcagattggtcattattagttattattctgctgacatgaacgttgataATGTGGGCCTCGGATCACACAATTTTTGTGTGATAAAGTTGTGAAAAGTTGCCCCAAATATGCAGACATTTTGTCAGAGTTGGGTGGGAACAAATATTCAGTTCAACAATAGATTCTTACCCAGATTGATACAAACGTCTGAGTTTTTCTCATTTCCTGCTGTGTTTTTTGCAGACTGATGCTGAGGGAACCCTGAGGGAAACACTGCGTTTGAGGGGCTGTAGTGGAGGTTGTCGTCAGGGTCTGTCAGTAGGTCGTCGTTAATGCTGCTGTCAGTGGTGCAGGGCGACCAAAGGGGAGAGGCTGGACCAGAGGACGACGCACTACCATGGAGCAGAGCTTCCAGGAAATCATCAGCTCCACTGCTCTCAGAGCTCAGGGccttgtggggggggggggggggggggggggcacatcAGACTCTGGAGTGACCAATTTAATCAGACAATTGTATTCCcaagcacagacacacacatcagctcatCTCCCCTTCAATTGTTCTGCTCCACTGGCTCTGACTCAAAGCTGCATTGATGGCAGcaaaaggaacaacaaaaacatcatcATTATATTTAGAGTCCATTACAAATGACATCAGTCTCCACTTTGAATTACACTATTCGTACAGATCTCCTGTAAATAATTCATTGTATTGTATTAGTTCTCCTTTGAGCAAACTGCAGTGCATGCATATACGTACATCAATGGTTTGGATGCTCCATGCTTGGTTGGCATAGCAACCAGCAGTTTCATCCGTGTTTTGGAGCAGGTCAATGATGTCAATCCCACCGTCGAACTTCAAAAAAGACATTCCCCCCCAAGAATGTCAAAAATTTTCCTCCTGGTTATATTTTATTGCAGAAAAATATCAGTAGTGGTTtattttttagccattttgagtttttttgccttactgatgttgtttttaataatgtgaAAATATCTTtaatttctaaataaaacatttaaaatacattttaaaaaattttaaaatgatagtaagaaagaaggagaagaaTAAGAAAgttctatattttatataaatatatatatatatatatatatatatatatatatatatatatatatatatatatatataaaatcacaaaatagcCCCAAAAACGACTTGATGTGACGATATTAATAACTACTGTACAAAGTCACCAGGTTGAATCCTGTTGGATTTTTAGCTAATTTTACTTTCTTTTCCTACTTTTCCTTCTCAAACAATGTCTTACCTTGTTTGATGTGAGGGTCATTATCCTGACATAAACGCAGCAGtataaa
This window contains:
- the LOC114478839 gene encoding cyclic AMP-responsive element-binding protein 3-like protein 3-B, whose product is MTLTSNKFDGGIDIIDLLQNTDETAGCYANQAWSIQTIDALSSESSGADDFLEALLHGSASSSGPASPLWSPCTTDSSINDDLLTDPDDNLHYSPSNAVFPSGFPQHQSAKNTAGNEKNSDVCINLDWEPEGVHEGSGIAYYLTTSRSPLLPSSHSVTVKDLLLSNLGHKAQQIPQHSLQTVVLNEDEKRLLAKEGVNLPNKLPLSKFEERVLKKIRRKIRNKRSAQESRKKKREYVDSLEGRMSAISDHNLELQRKIHNLEETNNVLKEQLSQLQALVPHSSSKPAAHRGACILVLLLSFSLIISSNLQPDSYSQLSQSEHTETKAWSRSLQSVDEVQNAPRAPSPSALSFTKGFEILRSFAETLRPWMELPTAG